CTGTTGCAATGCTTTGTCCTCGCTGCATGATCAATGAACCAAATTTACAGAGGGAATTCTCTTTGACGGAGCTAATTTCCGGCAATCCTTCGATCGGTAAAATTACGTCGTTTGCCGAAGCTGGAATTAGTTAAATGGTTCGAACATTGAAAATTCCAGTCGAAAATGAACACTCACGGCATCGAAAACCAATCGGACAACATTTCGTATCTCTGAAATATATTGGAACGCAACCGCTTTTGAGCTCATCGAAATAGCGTAACTGGAGGCCACACTCCacttttttacaatttttattctcCTCAATCGACGTTGAATTATCGAAATTCTCGTCGCATATGCAATGGTGACAGGCTGCGTAGGGGCTTTGGGGCACAAATTTCTCACCGTAATTGTACGTTTCTCCACGGAAACGACATTGTGGCAGGTCTCCTATTCCCGTACCTGAAATTTATAGATTGTAGCGAGCCTGTTCGACGgtcgaaatcaattttccagtCTTACCACAAATTTTGTTCACCGAACAGCAGCTGTCTAAGGAATATTTGTGGACACAATCCACATCGGGGTCGTGGAACATTTCAGGACACTCTTTGATGGGGCAGAGGAATCTTAGATCACCATTGCCACTGCGACAAGTAATACCAAAGATTTGTTAAAATTCTTGTTGTTGCTCATATCAATTCTGGTATAACAAACCTGTCGGCACATATACAATCCTCTCTGCACGGTGGACTATCAGCCCTCGAAACAATTTCACCTTTTTGATAGGTTTTGCCGTTGAGGTGACAAACGTTGGTATCGTATGTAGACAAATCGGGACACTCAAATCTGCGATGTTTTTGATGCTCAAGAAGTTATTGGGTTTTTGAttcaaagaagaagaaagttgAGCTAATATACCTTTCGGGACAGCAAGGTCCATCAATATATTTCCCAACGCATCCCAATTCTTCGTAATGCTTAGGCATTGGTCCACAAGGCGAACAATTACCTCGAACAACGGTAATAGTAGCACACGATATTAGTAGAACGTTGAGccacatttttaatttgattttcttagTAAGATGCCCTGAATGAACTGTctcacgattcgaacaaacaaaacgaatgGCTGTAATGAGCGCGATGCGCTTAAGTAGACTAATTTCGAGAGAAATatcaattaacaaaaaaacaagttCTTACGTAACACCGAGCTGGTTCTAGCTGTAAGCAGATAacagtttgaattttttgtttgtttttagaaatggaattacaatttaaaaGTGTGATTGCTGTAAGTTTGTGCGCTGATGGCCAGGGTCTTTTTACGCacatataaatacaaatattGGCTCTTATTAGTGACTCATGCCTATGAGGATTTCCAGTTTAGACAGAATGGAGAAGGGGATTGAACTGGTTCTAggacaaaaacataaattcggGAAATCGATTAAATGTAGAATCTCCTAGAAACAGTGGCTAATcgttaaatctgctacttcatttgctCAAAGTATCAAGAAGCGCTTAACACGCAAATgattcacaaaatttgattaCACAGAAATgcaaatctagatttttttatttgggtATTTCATTCTTGTTGCAAGCGCGTCctaacaaaaattcataaaataaaaatcgagattttcatttcttaaacgaaattcttgtggaatcaattacaaacaaCTTCCAAATTAGAAAACATtccgaatttcacttttctcttaTGAAACAACCTTGTGATACTCACAAACTCAGTCGTGTgtcttttattaaatttgcttCCTGCAACTTCGACAATTGTAATGGTATACCTCGCCATCGGCTCGGATGCACAAGCTCCACACTTGCCGAAAAAGACAGTTACCAAAgtttgttgctcaaaaacattctgagggattcttttgaaaaacagcctaccgaaatcggacgcatcttccattggaattttttatatgtacctggataggacttcgaccctagaagccaaaaccactttcaaaaaaattctgggtatcaaaatactatattcgacgtgtaaaaacctctattaccctgctaggtgctttggataggctgtttttcaaaagaatccctctcttGCGAGAggatttgattttaaaacaaaattgttacgaaatgcaatgaattactttcgcagcatccaatggtATCTACTAATTTTGGTTGTTGCTGTCCACACTGTTTCAAGGTCATGAAATAACTCAGCGGACTTCAAGCACAAGCGGTACTATAAATAGGTTAATAAAACTTCacaaaactgtaaaaaaacacttttccatCAAGGCAGCTCTCTGAGAGCTGCcttacaaaatagtactctatttggcagctgtcgactatgatcacttttgcttgaagtgagTTGATCAACAGTAAAACTTACTTTCTTTGACATTGACAATGTTCTACTACTGTGCCAGCGGCTTTGCCTAAAGATATTTACTAAATCAGCAAATTATTTACCAATTACAACTACGAAGTGGCTAGTAACCTTATCcgaatttacatgaaaaatcgCTTGCTGAATTAGGTTAGATCACGAAGGATGTTTTAATGATTTCTTGGAGTAGGTTCACCAAGTTACCATAACCGGTTAAGCAATAAAGTTGCGTCCAGCAGAATCGaggaataaatttttgtttccccCAAAAACCGATTTCGTGTTCAATTATAGTCAACAAGACAGTACACCGTGAACGTGTTATGCACGACCGTACTGATAAGATGTGATTGTGTTATCAGCACTATACGAAGATTGTTCTTGTTTGATGTGAAgatttttgcatttatttttagatttatcagcaAAAAACAGCTGCGAAATCTTGtctaatttttctttgcataATTCAATCGAAGAAAGTTACAAAAGACAACGCGTTGTGCAATTTCAGATTCTTTCAGCGACGACAATGATTCGACAACTCTCGAAAGCTGCAGTACCGCAACTGAAGAGTACATTTTTCCGGTCCATATCATCATATCCCAACATAAATAGTTTCCGAACGTATACGCCCGAAGATGGCTTTGTGTTGAGCTCAATTTATGAGCCAATCACATTACCAGACTTAACAGTCGACCAGTATGTGTGGAAGAATGTGAGCAAATGGCAGAATAAAGTCGCGATAGTGAGTGCCGATTACTATAAACCTCTTAGGTATACATATttcaatcgtttttttttaaatatcatcAGACTTGCGGAGTGACCGGCAGGAAATATACTTACTCGAAGCTACGAGACCATTGTGCAGCTCTAGCTGTTCGTTTGCAGACAAAGTTCAATCTGAAACAGGGCGATGTTGTCGGCATCTGCCTACCAAATGTTCCAGAGTATGCAATTTGTTTACTTGGTGCATCCGAAGCTGGTATCACCACCACAACAATAAATCCAATTTACACTGCCGGTGAtgatttgtgaaatttttatttttccttcaaaatcgattgtaaattttcaaactttttatcGACAGCCGAAATATCACGACAACTGGTGTCTAGTAGACCAAAAATAATCTTCACATTATCCGAGACTTATAGTACAGTTGAGGCAGCTAAGGAAATGGCCAAGCTACGTTGCAGTATTGTAACAGTGAAAACGAAACTAGGTGAAAGCATACCGAATGGAGCGATAGATTTCACCGAACTTATGAGTACCAAAGGTAATGTAGCTGTCGTGTTTTTGCCTTTGAGGATTGATCAATTATCAACGACATTCCCTTTTAACAGACGTCGACTTTAACTCACTCGATAAACAGATAGTCGACATTGACGATACTTTTGTATTGCCATTTTCTAGTGGCACAACCGGCCTCCCGAAAGTAAGATAATCCTCTTAACTTTCATACAAACCTTTCTGTTAACCTCTGAAACCATAAGGGCGTCATGCTCAGTCACTTAAATATAACTAGCAACTGTGAGCAGCTGGACGCAAAACTGCCCGATAAAAGATTAATGCTGCCGACGACCAATGACTTCCAAGATGTGTTACCCAGCGTTCTACCATTCTTTCACATTTATGGTCTGGTGGTGTCTCTCATATCCAAACTGGCACTCGGATGTAAAATTGTGGCTCTTCCGAAATTCGAGCCAGAAGGTTAGTGTTTATCATACCAATGAAGCCACTGTGAATTTTCAAACGAGACATTATGCGTCTGCAGGGTTTCTAACGACTCTGGCCGAACACAAAGCAACTTATTTGAACTTGGTTCCACCAATCGTTCTATTCCTGGCAAATAGCGACAAGACTGCGAAACGTCACTTGGAACATGTTCGTACAATAATGAGTGGAGCTGCTCCTCTCGGTGCATCAGACGTTGAACGATTCCACAAAAAGTGAGTTTTGATTGCACAACAACCGTCCCAACCGATTTCATTAACATTGCTACCATTAGAGCCCCTCACACAGAGTTTATGCAAGGCTACGGGATGACGGAATCTTCCCCGCTGACTCTTATAGCACCAAAAGGTATTACAAACCGTGCAACAGTTGGATTTGTTGCGTCATCAACAGAGGCGAAGATCATCAAAGTAGACGACCCGAATTTCGTTGGTTGCGATATCGACGAAACTGGTGAACTGATGATTAGAGGATGTCAGGTGATGAAAGGCTATTTGAACAATCCGGAAGCTACCAGCGAGACAATTGTTAAAGGAAATTGGCTTCGAACGGGTGATTTGGCTGCGTACGATTCGAATGGCCTGTTTTACATTAAAGACCGTTTAAAAGAACTGATCAAAGTAAAGGGTTTCCAAGTAGCTCCAGCCGAATTGGAGGAGGTGCTACGCGAGCATCCAAATATTGACGAAGCTGCCGTTATTGGCATTCCACACGATATGTATGGCGAGGTACCTAAAGCATTTATTGTGCCAAAGAAACAGACAAATGTTACCGAAAAAGAATTGCACGCCTTTGTAAACGAACGATTATCCGAGTACAAGCAACTGAAGGGTGGTATCCAGTTTGTGGATAGTGTACCGAAAAATGCATCGGGAAAGCTTCTGCGACGCCAATTGAAAGCGTTGTATTTGTAATTGTTGACTTTTTAATTGGCGTGAACTGGTCAGCATCAATTTGTTATTGCTGCTCATTGTGAGAATATGCAGGACATTCGTATGTCGTgcgagaatatttttttaataaagaaaattttcttcaaaatcttttcgacttttaattgatgaaaatggGAAAGTTTGTGGAATTCACGTTTCCATGAATTGAGAGGAtagttttaacatttcaatttgGAGAGTATCGACCAAAACAGATAGACAGATTAACATTGACTCTTGGTTAGATGAAGTACGAAAAAATTATCGTGCCCCCACAGTTGGCGAATCTGTTGAAGCCAAGAACTCTCTTCCTCTTTAAGAGTGAGATCgccaaaacatcgaacaaaatcagaTATTTTGGGACAAGAGGTCACAGATattattgacttatagctagctcattcgattcgttgaacttttgcgagtaaaacgtagtactacgttaggcgaactttattttgttgtcgacgctCGAGGTCATGAAGTAAGTGTACTTAACCAACGTGGATATATCAATCAACTCTTTACTTTAGTTTACTTTActttaaataacaattttactgaaaataaatattgaatagcCACAAAAAACTCCAAAAATGCTTCATACCCcacttttatatagaaaatagtcCAAATAGATGGAAATTTGGGTTCCAAGGGTATAAGAACCACGTGAATACgtcgaaaaattctttattttaatcTCACTCTTATCAGCAAAAAATcagcaataaataataaatagccgcacaaaaaacctcaaaaaagcgaaaaacaaacgaaagaaagggataaaatttcgtcgacGTGGGGTGGACTTCCGCTAAAGTCGCTCCAACCCTTTGCAGTGAAACTTATTTAAGGCTGTTTTTACATGTTATGGTACTACAGAGGCTAGGCTCTCTCACCATACTTACCATGTCTCGGACTTATGTCACTGCAGCCGGTCAGGGACTTGGgaaaatcacctattttttcacctaaaattattgaaatcaccaacaggtcaacatggacctggtggtgtgtatactcaaaatgtgcgtcTTCAAGACCTTTTAACGaagataaaaaagttttttcccaaaattgttttactcgACTAATCGCGAGAAAACGAGTTTGGGCCCCTTTTGGCAGACGCTTACTTCATGACCTCGagcgtcgacaacaaaatatatgacaccaaacgtagtaccacgttttactcgcaacagttcaacgatcgaatgagctataagtcaataatatccgtgaccccttgtcccaaagttgttcgaagatttcgcgatatTACTCTTAAGACTACAATTGAAAGATCACTAGTGTGGAAGCACTGTATGATTCCAGATCACATTTGtaccatttttgaatttccttCCCAGTTGAATCGATTGTCACGCCAATCGTTTGAAATAAAACCGCTAAACTATCGAGTTTTCCGAAAGCTTTTTGagtaaaaatcgtaaaaatgtGTGTCACAGTAGAAcacaaaattctcaattttctctcGGGTTACCATCaacactcacacacacacacaggaACGGTAAAAGTTCGCTCAACGCTCTCGCtctctttttcattttctttcttaaccTTAAAATGTCATAACAATCTTTATCTTGACATTTTGATGACAAATCTGCAGAAAATAACCACCAAGAAGAAGTGTTGCCATTTCATGCAATTTGAATTGCAAATATTCAGTTTTTCATAAGTGATGTTTAAAGATATCAGAGTGATAAACTAGCGTAC
This DNA window, taken from Bradysia coprophila strain Holo2 unplaced genomic scaffold, BU_Bcop_v1 contig_151, whole genome shotgun sequence, encodes the following:
- the LOC119074590 gene encoding 4-coumarate--CoA ligase 1-like; translated protein: MIRQLSKAAVPQLKSTFFRSISSYPNINSFRTYTPEDGFVLSSIYEPITLPDLTVDQYVWKNVSKWQNKVAITCGVTGRKYTYSKLRDHCAALAVRLQTKFNLKQGDVVGICLPNVPEYAICLLGASEAGITTTTINPIYTAAEISRQLVSSRPKIIFTLSETYSTVEAAKEMAKLRCSIVTVKTKLGESIPNGAIDFTELMSTKDVDFNSLDKQIVDIDDTFVLPFSSGTTGLPKGVMLSHLNITSNCEQLDAKLPDKRLMLPTTNDFQDVLPSVLPFFHIYGLVVSLISKLALGCKIVALPKFEPEGFLTTLAEHKATYLNLVPPIVLFLANSDKTAKRHLEHVRTIMSGAAPLGASDVERFHKKAPHTEFMQGYGMTESSPLTLIAPKGITNRATVGFVASSTEAKIIKVDDPNFVGCDIDETGELMIRGCQVMKGYLNNPEATSETIVKGNWLRTGDLAAYDSNGLFYIKDRLKELIKVKGFQVAPAELEEVLREHPNIDEAAVIGIPHDMYGEVPKAFIVPKKQTNVTEKELHAFVNERLSEYKQLKGGIQFVDSVPKNASGKLLRRQLKALYL
- the LOC119074656 gene encoding uncharacterized protein LOC119074656, whose amino-acid sequence is MWLNVLLISCATITVVRGNCSPCGPMPKHYEELGCVGKYIDGPCCPERFECPDLSTYDTNVCHLNGKTYQKGEIVSRADSPPCREDCICADSGNGDLRFLCPIKECPEMFHDPDVDCVHKYSLDSCCSVNKICGTGIGDLPQCRFRGETYNYGEKFVPQSPYAACHHCICDENFDNSTSIEENKNCKKVECGLQLRYFDELKSGCVPIYFRDTKCCPIGFRCPSANDVILPIEGLPEISSVKENSLCKFGSLIMQRGQSIATDEKCLECTCRHPPMIECIRVEDCL